The following is a genomic window from Miscanthus floridulus cultivar M001 chromosome 14, ASM1932011v1, whole genome shotgun sequence.
CAGCCCATTTATTTTCCTTGGAGTTTGCTAACATTTACGGCACCATTCCTATCTCCCTCTTTTTCACCAGCGCAGCCCCTAATCTCCCTGATCCAATATTGTGCAGTAAATGCTATAAGGTCAGTCGTGGTGAGAGTTTCGCCGGTGTTTCATTTGAATTTAATAAGCTGTCACGTAAGCTTTTTGACAATGTGACAACATTtttaaaaagagagagaagaagtgaGTTTCATGGTGATAAAACTCTCTTGAcacgattaccaactctctatGGGTCatgaaataaagtatatatggaACTATAAAATACAATAATTCATTGAGAGTGGGCGTTTCATCCACGTTTCATTTTATTCTAAATGATATGGCAGTTTATTTTGGAAACAACGCCATAAAACTCCCCACTGAAATTGGCCTAATTAGCATGCAACTTGAACAATCACTAATCAATGTGCAACTACTCCGATTAATAAACGGTGGTATGGTATTTTCTCTATCATACTAATCTGCCCTAAACTTATCAGGAATCTATTTATTTACCTCGGCACCATCGCACATGAGGATAGACAATTCATGTCAAGTCGTGCTCTCTTCCTGGCAGGCAACACATTAAGAGGGCTACTTTGATATACTCATTCTCCTATACTCCTCTCAATCCCCTTCAATCCCTATGGGAAATGACAGATCCAAACTAATCCGAAAGGGTGTGTATGGCTGTATGCACAAGAAATTGGAGTGCTAGATGGCATTCTCCTTTGTAGCAAGCTAATGATCGTTGAGACAGATTGCTGCAATTCAGTTgtaaacatgttttttttttgaaactcagggtgtgtttagatccaaaattttttgggttttgggtactgtagcactttcgtttttatttggtaattaatgtctaattatggactaattaggttcaaaagtttcgtctcgcgatttcttatccaactgtgtaattagtttttttttcgtctatatttagtactccatgcatgtaccgcaagatttgatgtgacggatactatgcaaaaatttttagatctaaacggggccttagttgtAAACATGTTGATGTGTTGTGATTGAACAACATCGCACCTCAAAGGCTTTATTCTCTATCTATAGCTTACAATGCAGCGGCTACCACGCAGCGCAGAGCGGCCCGATTACGGCCCACAATACTCAGCCCACTCGTGCTTCTAATAAGCCCACAAGTCATCTCGGCCCCACTTGAGGTCCGGGCCAACCTGCTCTTCCCGCCACGCCGCCCCTGCCTTCCCGCCAAAACCCTCCTCTTATTCCCCTCTTCCCGCCATTCCCCCGAACATTTTGCCGCCTCCCAGCCCCAGCCCCCCGCTCTTCTCCGCCTCCCagcccctcgccgccgccgccgccgggatgAAGAACCCCGACTTCGCCGCAGACAAAGGTACGTCTTGCTGTGGCAACATTCTCCAAAACCTCCTCGAACCGTTCCTTCGTTTGCTCCTCGAAGGTTCCAGAACATTCCCTGAGGGCGCGTCGGTTCTTGGTGTTTGATTTTTGTGCCTGCAGCGCTCGCCAAGGACTTCTTGTCCAACTTCGCCGGCCCTCACGGCGAGCCCAAGTACCTGAACATCCTGGTAACCACGATCTCTTCCCCGTGTGTTCTAGGGTTGCCCTTTCCAGATCTGTTTTTTTAGCCTCGCAATTTCACTCTGATTTCTCTCTCTGGTTACAGCAAGATGTCGCGAACAGGAAGATACGCGCGGTCCAGATCGAGCTGGATGACATGTTCCATGTACCAACTCCTCACCTCCACAACATcctgttccttttcttttttttccccttTTACCAACTTTGCGGACGCAAACATGTGATTTTGAGTGCAAAATGTTGTTTTTGGTGTGCAGTATAAGGATATCGATGAGGAGTTCTTGCAGCGTGTTACTGAGAACACGCGGCGCTACATCGGTGTCTTCGCGGAGGCCATGGACGAGATCATGCCGGAGCCCACAGAGGCGTACACGGTCGACGAGGACCGGGACATCCTGATGACGCAGCGTGTGGATGAGGGGGCCGACGGTGGCGCCGACGGCACGGACCCGCTACAGAGGATGCCACCAGAGATCAAACGGTTCTTGTAAGTGGCTTTGTTAAACTTGTCTTGGTGAATGGCGACCTGATTCCATTAAATTGGTTAAACAAAACAGATGTGCCTGTGGTTATAGTTTGGTTCAAAAAAGATAGAACATGTTAGGAACATTACCCTCAGAGTGGCTCAAGGGAATATAAAATATCCTGCAAGCTTGTGCTTTTGTGGATATACGGATATTGGATTACTGTTATACTGCCATATAATATTTCAGCCATATATGAACATTTGTGTCTCACATTCTTGCCAAAATTATTCTTGGAGCTACCTAATGCTGTGCCTCCAACTGGAATTGCACTCCAATAATTTTCCTGTCTATCCAATTATCGAGCTATGTTGATGTTTGTCTAAAATTGATTCTATTTTGGCATTGTAGTGAGGTTTACATCAAGACATTCTCAAAGGCGACTCTGCTCACCATTAGGCAAGTAAAGGCATCCAACATTGGGCAGCTTGTGAAAATATCTGGGATTGTTACTCGCTGCTCGGATGTGAAGCCATTGATGCAGGTTGCTGTTTATACATGTGAAGAATGTGGCTTTGAGATATACCAGGTATTTGATCCCATTTTAGGCTTTCTTTTTAAAAATTTGGttctatatattgacattataTGATAAACGATCATATAGCAGTGTAGGATATGTACTGAAAGACGTCGTTAAATGTACTTCTGTCTATACTCAGCTGCATACCTAGAATTTTGTCTCCGGTCTAAGTTCTATTTTGAACAAAACTTTTGTTTTGAATTTGGCAGGAAGTGACTGCTAGAGTGTTTATGCCCCTCATTGAATGCCCATCTCAACGATGCAAACTGAACAAAGCAAAGGGGAATCTAATCCTTCAACTGCGTGCATCAAAATTTTTGAAATTTCAGGAGGTATTAACCTTTCTTCACAATCTGGTCAAGCAGGGGTTTCTTCATTGAAAGGAGCAGCTAAAATTTCATCATATTTTGGATTTCACTTCCATATAACAACTACGCTGTCTTGCAGGTGAAGCTTCAAGAGTTAGCAGAGCATGTACCAAAGGGCCACATTCCTCGCTCTCTGACTGTTCATCTAAGAGGAGAGCTGACTAGAAAGGTAAGGCAAAATAGGAGCTTTCTTTCACTTGCGCAGTTTCCTTTGAGTTGCTTTGCAGGACAATAGCTTCTACTTTTCTGTTGTTATCGCCATTTCTGTATCAATGTGCTCTACAGTTTAGCCTCGAAAGGAAGTTGCTTTTAGATTCATGCTTTGGTTTATTCAATTCACTAGCTAAATGCTCTCATGAGAGTTAAGAACTCGCTAAAGATATTCTGTAATATAACCAAGCACCAAATGCTACCACGAGCAGGTTGCACCTGGAGATGTGGTTGAGATGTCAGGCATTTTTCTCCCTATGCCATACTATGGGTTTAGAGCGATGCGTGCAGGATTAGTTGCTGATACTTACTTGGAAGCAATGTCTGTCACCCATTTCAAGAAAAAATATGAGGAGTAAGTCATCTAGGTTTCATGCTGAGCAATTCATTTATCTTCTGCAGCTGTCTGATAGCAATTGCAAAACTGTTCCAGGTATGAACTGAAAGGTGATGAACAAGAACAAATTGACCGATTGGCTGAGGACGGTGATATCTACAGTAAGTTGGCAAGGTCCTTGGCACCTGAAATATTTGGCCATGAAGACGTAAAAAAAGCACTGCTGTTACTACTTGTTGGCGCACCCCATCGGAAGCTCGCAGATGGCATGAAGGTATGTATGCTACTAGGAAGCAGTATGTATGATGTCATTTCCATCCGGGGCTTTGTTCTCTCTAACTGTTCACATCTCAATATTGACTGAAATGTAAATGTACAGATCAGAGGAGACCTGCATGTATGCATGATGGGAGATCCTGGTGTTGCAAAGAGTCAACTTCTGAAGCACATTATCAATGTTGCACCAAGAGGAGTGTACACCACTGGACGTGGGAGCAGTGGTGTTGGTCTTACCGCTGCAGTCCAGAAAGATCCAGTAACAAATGAGTTTGTCCTCGAGGGTGGAGCACTGGTAAGACCAACACCACCTTAATGATGGCATCTTTTACTGTATTTCTCTTTTCTACTGAACTATAGGTGTATACCTGTTTGTGCTTTTCACAAGCATATATATGAACTTTACTCCAGTCCTGACTACAGCTATTGAGAAAATATGCAGTTTTTTCTTTTTAAAATCTTTCAACAGTTGAGATTTCGTACTTACATTACTGGTAAAACTTCAATTTAATTCTTGTTTGGAGCTGTCTCTTTAGCACTACAAACTGTGGTAGCACCCCCAAAAAAGGGATCGTTTGGTCCAAATCACAGGCATCTTGCTAATAATTAATCTCATAGCACAAACTCTCCGGTTCCAGGTACTGGCAGATATGGGCATTTGTGCTATAGATGAGTTTGACAAGATGGAAGAGTCAGACAGGACAGCGATCCATGAGGTAATGGAGCAGCAAACAGTTAGCATTGCCAAGGCTGGCATCACAACCTCTCTTAATGCGAGAACCGCAATTCTGGCTGCTGCAAATCCAGCATGGTAAGTTTTGATatgaatatattatttttttctatGGGATAAAAAGAAAATTTCATCAGTTGACAATGGTAATTGCCTTTAACCATTCAGGGGAAGGTACGATATGAGGAGGACTCCAGCAGAAAATATAAATCTACCTCCAGCACTTCTGTCTCGTTTTGACCTCCTTTGGTTGATCCTGGATCGTGCAGACATGGAAACTGATCTTGAAATGGCAAGACACATTGTTCATGTGCATCAAAATCTTGAATCACCAGCGCTGGGGTTCGCACCACTTGAGCCATCTGTACTCAGGCAAGGACACAATTCCTCGAGTGGCAGAGCTCATGTTCACTTAATTTCAATTTCATAGTTGAACTGCTCATATTTTAGTTGGAAGTTCCAGAAACTATAAAACTTGAAATACAGATAAAACCATTGTGTAGTATCTTTGCATTATCTAATACTAGTCTACAATCTTTATCTGTTCACAGAGCATACATATCTGCTGCTAGAAGAGTCATTCCTTCTGTTCCTAGAGAGCTCGAGGAATACATTGCAACTGCATATTCCAGCATCCGCCAAGAGGAGGCAAAGTCAAATGCACCAACCTCCTACACAACTATCAGGACACTTTTGAGCATACTCCGTATTTCCATTGTAAGTAACTTTACTGTTTTCCCTTCACAATACCATATGAAAATATCTCTTTAAACATGATGCTGCTTGCCTATTTCAGGCCTTGGCAAGACTTAGGTTTTCAGAAACTGTGGCTCAGAGTGATGTCGATGAAGCACTGCGACTGATGCAAATGTCCAAGTACTCGTTATACTCAGATGACCGCCAACGGTCTGGCCTTGATGCAATATCTGATATATATTCTATCCTGAGAGACGAAGCTGCTAGGACGAGCAGTATGGATGTGAGATATGCTCATGCTCTTAACTTGATCTCCAGAAAGGTACAGTTTCTACTTCTACATACACATACTGGTACAGGTGCACAACTCAGCATGGCCTGATTGCTGAAAAATTGGTTGGTGCTAAAATGTCTGAATCACAGGGATACAGCGAGGCTCAATTGAAGGAGTGCTTGGAGGAATACGCTTCCCTGAATGTGTGGCAGATCCATCCAAGCACCTTTGACATCCACTTCATCGATGCCTGATGCAGAAGCCAATACCAATCACCTAACATTTCATCATAAGCCAAGGAATGGAACATCAAGAGTTTGTAGCTTCATGACTCGTGACTGGAGGGATGAACACCGTCGACTGAAGCCTAATAAGATTTAAAAGTTCTACTGATAGTGAACAACAGCCCATTTCTTGATGTCAATGATGTAATGCTGAGCAGAAGCCTATATCAATTGTACTAGTAGAGCCATTCTTGTCTGACTTATGAGTAGCTTGTTTTTTCTGGCTATTTCCTTGTGACACTTGACAGTGGACACTAAAGTGGATGCCCTGCCGTGTTTCCTTATTGCTGCTGGATGTAGTTGTATCACTGCATTTATGCCATTGTTTTGGCATCAAAAGGCAACTAGCACAGGTTTATCAAATTGCTGGTAAGGTTTTATGCTTTTGGTTACCAAGGACACGGGATTATTTTTGCATAAAAGGATGGGCTTTTTAGTGGGGGACAAAACTCTTTGGCTGCTATTGGTTTTTTGGTTCGAAGTCATCGTAGATTAGATGAGCCATGTAAGGGTCTTTCTGGAAATTTTGGTGGGATGACTTCAGTCAACATTCATGTTTACACTAAACAAGTGCTTTTGATGAATGTTATGTTGGATCCCCATTCCATCCATCAATACTAAACAAGAAAATTAATGATTACCATCCAACTCAGACCAAGGTACCATTGAAAAATTGCTAAAATATTGCAAAATCAAGAAGCATCTAACATAACTCTTGAATAACTCTTGAATGATTACAAGTTACACATACCACAAAACTGTCGAGGAATTAGTCAAGCAATTTATCCTATATTCAGAAGAAACTCAACTGCAGCTGCTTTCTTGAAAACTGAAATATCCTATAGCAGTTGCTCACAGAACTTGTATGAACAGGAAGTATAACTTGCCAATATACCATACAACCCTAGGATATGGAATCAGGATATGCAGGGATCACAATTCGACTTGTTATATCATTCAAGCACCCAAGCTACTACAGCCTGAACTAAAAATTACAGCGCAGAGCAGCATCATATCTTTTGGTCACTATCCTCGGACTCATCATGCTGGTCCGTAGCACTGCCATTTGGCAAGGCACCTGCTCCTTTTCGGTTGATGTCGCTGAAGGGTCTCTTCCTTGATGAGGATGGTTCGAAGGCATCCATCTCCTTGCTCTTCACAACTTCATCAACAGCCATGTCACCTTTCTCTTGATGAGCACCAGCGGCTGAAGGTGGAGGTGGCATCATGTCGATTCCACTGAGCCGGCAGAAGACTTTCTCAACTGTTTCGGTTATCTCTTTCCCTAATCCACCATTGTCTAGAATCAGCTCCCAAACTGCCTTGGAGGCTTTCTCAAGGACTGGAGTCCTGCATTGCATAAAACAGTTAGCACTGCATTGGCAAGAAGCTGGGAATGGAGTCGAAAACTGTGAAATACGGGAGATGTAAATTTGGATTTCCCACAATACAAATGATACACCAGAACAATGGAAGAACAAATAAAATCATGGGAACTATATCACTCTGCTGCTTTTTGAACAACCAGCCACGGGCAACGATACGGTAGGAACATGACTTATGCTAGACCTGGGAGATTTGTAGAAGGTCAAGGCTACACATGTTTTTACTTTTTAGTAAAAGCTGCTATAAACAttttgtaacatccagataaGCAATTTGTGGTTAAGGCCAAATACAAACCAGGCAATGTACTGTTACTGACTTACTGACAATAGATTCAAACAGAAAGGCAGGAGCTTACTCCAGTTCCTGTCGAAGTGCATCAAACAACTCCCTCTTGGTCTTTTTCTCAGCTCCAGGAGTATTCAGTACCTTGCTTTGCTCCACCATCATCATAGTGTTTTTCTTCATATCTTCCTGAAATCAAAGTAAGAAGGTTTTCATCGCCAAGTCTCCACTGCTCACTACTCTATTGCAGGCGAGTCTGACATAGAGTGATGCCAAGAGCATGAAGAAGGGTACATGTAGCATAAGACAATGCAGAAATGACTTTATTCTACATCGACAAGAATATTCTGCCATACGCACACATAAAACTTTATGCTAATAaataaggaaagaaaaagaacagTTTCCCGAAACGGAATGCTGAAAGGAGGGGAAAACAGAATGGCACCACTGAGGAAACAACATGTGCCAAGTGCCGGCAAAGGACAAGTAAATACCTAAATTCTTCTGTGATCCAATTCCCGATACATCACGTTGATATGGGGAAAAGTAGAACAGAACCAATGAGGAAACACCACGTGATACCAAAGGACAACTAAATAACCAAATTTGAATGCAGAACAATTCTCGAACCGCCATGTTGATATAAGGGAAATACAGACTGAAACCGACAACAAAACGAGTGCCACGTGACAGCAAAGAACAGCTAAATACCCTAATTCTTATGCAAACCAATTCCCTGAATCCCTGTTTAAAGGTCTCCTGGGACATGCACGATCGCCTCTGAACTGCAACAGCATTTAAAATAATCTACTGAACTCTAacttaattttaatgatttagtCACAGAGCTTCCTGATTCCATCGAGTACAGAAAACACACACAACCAGCCTGGATAGCTATATCATGAATTCAGATCGTCCTAGAGTCTCATACTATGAGCATATCTCCTAAGCAGGTCTACCAACTTAAACTGGAAGTGATTTCTTAAATACTGCACTCTCATCATACAACAATCAATTTCTAACATAATAGTAATAGCAAGGAGGAGCAAAAGAAAAGGCCTCAAATGAATAGGAGGGGATCGGGAGAGGAAGGGAGGCATGCATGCACATTGGCCTTGAGCTGGGCGATGATCTTCATTCGGAGCGCGTCGATGCTGCCGTCGTTCTTCAGCGACTCTAGCACCTCCTCCGGCCGCACCACTTTCGACGACGACCCCATAGCCTTCCAACTCCCTTCACCCCCAAATCAACAACCTCTTGCTCCCCCGAAATTCCCAGACCAAGGGGCTTCAATCTCCCCGGGGATGGAATCACTCTATCCGCGGTGGCGCTCGCCGGAGATCCGAAGGGTCACCGGCGGCGACGACGGGTGCTAGGGTTAGATTTCTCTCCGCTGGAGACGAGATTGCCCCTGCCCCTCCACACGCCGGCCCCGCCTAGCCTGGCCTCGGCGTCGGCGGCCGGGAAGTACCCGTCCCCGTTGTCTGCGCCCTATGCTGGACGTGGAACGCCGCCGTGCCGTGACCACCTCCGCGCGCTCTCCGCTCCGGCCTTCGCCTCCACCGACGTGGTTTTCGAGGACGAGTGGCCTCGGTCTCAGCCCAAGGTTA
Proteins encoded in this region:
- the LOC136502807 gene encoding uncharacterized protein isoform X1, with translation MGSSSKVVRPEEVLESLKNDGSIDALRMKIIAQLKANVHEDMKKNTMMMVEQSKVLNTPGAEKKTKRELFDALRQELETPVLEKASKAVWELILDNGGLGKEITETVEKVFCRLSGIDMMPPPPSAAGAHQEKGDMAVDEVVKSKEMDAFEPSSSRKRPFSDINRKGAGALPNGSATDQHDESEDSDQKI
- the LOC136502807 gene encoding uncharacterized protein isoform X2; translated protein: MGSSSKVVRPEEVLESLKNDGSIDALRMKIIAQLKANEDMKKNTMMMVEQSKVLNTPGAEKKTKRELFDALRQELETPVLEKASKAVWELILDNGGLGKEITETVEKVFCRLSGIDMMPPPPSAAGAHQEKGDMAVDEVVKSKEMDAFEPSSSRKRPFSDINRKGAGALPNGSATDQHDESEDSDQKI
- the LOC136505207 gene encoding DNA replication licensing factor MCM7-like — encoded protein: MKNPDFAADKALAKDFLSNFAGPHGEPKYLNILQDVANRKIRAVQIELDDMFHYKDIDEEFLQRVTENTRRYIGVFAEAMDEIMPEPTEAYTVDEDRDILMTQRVDEGADGGADGTDPLQRMPPEIKRFFEVYIKTFSKATLLTIRQVKASNIGQLVKISGIVTRCSDVKPLMQVAVYTCEECGFEIYQEVTARVFMPLIECPSQRCKLNKAKGNLILQLRASKFLKFQEVKLQELAEHVPKGHIPRSLTVHLRGELTRKVAPGDVVEMSGIFLPMPYYGFRAMRAGLVADTYLEAMSVTHFKKKYEEYELKGDEQEQIDRLAEDGDIYSKLARSLAPEIFGHEDVKKALLLLLVGAPHRKLADGMKIRGDLHVCMMGDPGVAKSQLLKHIINVAPRGVYTTGRGSSGVGLTAAVQKDPVTNEFVLEGGALVLADMGICAIDEFDKMEESDRTAIHEVMEQQTVSIAKAGITTSLNARTAILAAANPAWGRYDMRRTPAENINLPPALLSRFDLLWLILDRADMETDLEMARHIVHVHQNLESPALGFAPLEPSVLRAYISAARRVIPSVPRELEEYIATAYSSIRQEEAKSNAPTSYTTIRTLLSILRISIALARLRFSETVAQSDVDEALRLMQMSKYSLYSDDRQRSGLDAISDIYSILRDEAARTSSMDVRYAHALNLISRKGYSEAQLKECLEEYASLNVWQIHPSTFDIHFIDA